One part of the Lepeophtheirus salmonis chromosome 14, UVic_Lsal_1.4, whole genome shotgun sequence genome encodes these proteins:
- the LOC121129500 gene encoding uncharacterized protein, protein MEVVINTSRALILAVLLSNMSFIYARTGDSKQGNNVQGNGIDTCQVMPKFFISFAGREVISEGECFWDFMSCSKRTRGNDKGCCKGRFEICCHQFRPAHNEHKPVPDSELGDSLISGSTNMEESVVPPEELHDVPTTTPSPSTTESMIPTTSKKSDQPTTTPVDMIIETTPGKEDSKESNDEILSDSNMESTTMKVFPTTQKESDTSSTNIPMDTTTKKESWYIPKASTQAPPSIGDCVWKFNGCIQRKFRAMENEEVCYAIFEECKMISMGMRAPVTTDELPKPISSKPNKPSFSTEANKPIISPTNEVIPETDMKENAEFTSTPSKPFEEVSTTPGDGLTVSTESSPESSFETTPLTMDQGTNSFMATTGTTDIDLSETSSTPKTDDITTTTLTNITNDNESQSKPKDESTTSFPNTDSTTPIGIDSQSTTTVSNTNSTTLINTDDQSTTSVPSTDVSTLTNNEDQSTTSVPSTDVSTLTNNEDQSTTAVPRPDLTTINNSDESTESIRPTTLTPENETTSTSDPTSSVTDISMETTTGMGITQTENTEQGDTNSKPEEQSTKLEGVEESQSTTVVPRPDLTTIKNSDESTESIRPTTLTPENETTSTSDPTLSVTDISMETTTGMDSTQTENTEEGDTNSTPEEQSTKLEGVEESQSTTEIVPITQNTTPSLIDLVTGAIESSGSNSSSTSNPLNAIPYTTDEDNSPKVYSNIFECVWAFNGCVKRGKSEEECRKSFRDCDDRSR, encoded by the exons ATGGAAGTCGTCATAAATACCAGTAGAGCTCTGATCCTAGCTGTATTGCTCTCAAATATGTCTTTCATTTACGCTAGAACAG GTGATTCAAAACAAGGTAATAATGTTCAAG GTAATGGAATTGACACGTGTCAAGTCATGCCCAAATTTTTCATCTCCTTTGCGGGACGAGAAGTCATCAGCGAAG GGGAATGCTTTTGGGATTTTATGTCATGCTCAAAGAGAACTCGAGGGAATGATAAAGGTTGTTGTAAAGGACGATTTGAAATCTGTTGTCATCAGTTTCGTCCTGCTCATAATGAGCATAAGCCCGTACCGGATTCAGAACTTGGTGATTCCCTTATCTCAGGTTCTACTAATATGGAAGAGTCCGTCGTTCCTCCAGAAGAACTCCATGATGTTCCAACCACCACTCCTAGTCCTTCTACAACAGAGAGTATGATCCctacaacttcaaaaaaatctGATCAACCCACGACTACTCCAGTGGATATGATAATCGAAACTACTCCTGGGAAAGAAGACTCAAAGGAGAGTAATGACGAAATCTTATCCGATTCCAATATGGAATCGACGACCATGAAAGTTTTTCCCACAACCCAAAAGGAAAGTGATACATCTTCAACTAATATTCCAATGGATACAACTACTAAAAAAGAATCCTGGTACATTCCAAAAGCATCTACTCAGGCACCACCCAGTATAG GAGACTGCGTATGGAAATTTAACGGATGTATACAACGTAAGTTTAGGGCCATGGAGAATGAAGAGGTATGCTATGccatttttgaagaatgtaAAATGATATCCATGGGTATGCGTGCCCCAGTTACGACAGATGAACTACCCAAGCCCATTTCCTCAAAACCAAATAAACCATCCTTTTCAACTGAAGCTAATAAACCCATCATAAGCCCAACAAACGAAGTAATACCGGAAACTGATATGAAAGAGAATGCAGAATTCACTAGTACACCTTCAAAGCCCTTTGAAGAAGTGTCAACCACTCCAGGAGATGGATTAACCGTATCAACAGAGAGCAGTCCAGAAAGTTCATTCGAAACAACACCTTTGACAATGGATCAAGGAACAAACTCTTTCATGGCAACAACTGGCACAACAGACATTGATCTTAGTGAAACCTCCTCGACTCCAAAGACGGATGACATTACTACAACCACACTCACAAATATAACGAACGACAACGAGTCTCAATCTAAACCTAAGGACGAGAGCACGACATCTTTCCCAAATACTGACTCAACTACACCTATCGGCATAGATAGTCAGAGTACAACAACTGTCTCAAATACGAACTCTACTACATTAATCAACACCGATGATCAGAGTACAACATCTGTACCAAGTACAGACGTAAGCACATTAACAAATAACGAGGATCAGAGCACAACATCTGTACCAAGTACAGACGTAAGCACATTAACAAATAACGAGGATCAGAGCACAACAGCTGTACCAAGACCAGACTTAACCACAATCAATAATAGTGACGAGTCAACAGAGTCAATCAGACCGACAACTTTGACTCCAGAAAATGAAACAACTTCTACGTCCGATCCTACATCATCCGTTACTGACATCTCCATGGAAACTACCACCGGTATGGGCATTACACAAACAGAAAACACAGAACAAGGAGACACGAACTCTAAACCGGAGGAGCAATCAACGAAATTAGAAGGAGTTGAAGAGTCTCAGAGTACAACAGTTGTACCAAGACCAGACTTAACCACAATCAAAAATAGTGACGAATCAACAGAGTCAATCAGACCAACAACTTTGACTCCAGAAAATGAAACAACTTCTACGTCCGATCCTACATTATCCGTTACTGACATCTCCATGGAGACTACCACCGGTATGGATAGTACACAAACAGAAAACACAGAAGAAGGAGACACGAACTCTACACCGGAGGAGCAATCAACGAAATTAGAAGGAGTTGAAGAGTCTCAAAGCACAACAGAAATTGTTCCTATCACTCAGAATACAACGCCGAGTTTAATTGACCTTGTCACGGGTGCTATTGAGTCATCAGGTAGTAATAGCAGTAGCACAAGTAATCCCTTGAATGCTATTCCATATACCACGGATGAGGATAATTCTCCAAAGGTCTACAGCAATATAT ttgaatgTGTTTGGGCTTTTAATGGATGTGTTAAACGTGGAAAGTCCGAAGAGGAATGTAGGAAATCATTTAGGGACTGTGATGATCGTTCAAgataa
- the LOC121129009 gene encoding transmembrane protein 64, translated as MTQVRTTVLQSNNKTSHLIACESQHQSLVPHSHSIHVILGMHHQDTKSVLPVTVVDQDDKKNVSSKKHFSCSVTNCLRCSIIATFIFTFILICYALLRQYLPFCLKWIQERENDNIALVAFVLLYTLVSLPFTWGYIVVNVATGYLYGFINGLAVTLLTATTGVCIAHTLMKCCLRTQWLKKILFSSDTFQQIHLLLSCSKAFKLVMLSRLTPIPFGFQNAVFALGDIPTFQYLIATFLGLFPCQILNLYMGTTLRSMEEVFHSNLSSSKSGLYVLLLQMIIAIVVGLIIVRKAKEQLARIQEEQATNKVMMDTKESPQIVLK; from the exons ATGACACAGGTACGAACTACTGTTCTGCAAAGTAACAATAAAACATCACATTTAATAGCATGTGAATCTCAACACCAAAGCTTAGTTCCTCACTCGCATTCAATCCATGTCATTTTAGGGATGCATCATCAAGACACAAAATCGGTGCTTCCAGTCACCGTTGTCGATCAAGACGACAAAAAGAATGTTTCatctaaaaaacatttttcttgtAGTGTTACAAATTGTCTCAGATGCTCAATCATTGCTACATTTATCTTCACATTCATTCTTATTTGCTATGCACTTCTGAGACAATATCTACCATTCTGCCTTAAATGGATTCAGGAACGAGAGAATGATAATATTGCTTTGGTAGCATTTGTTTTACTCTATACATTAGTTTCTCTACCCTTTACTTGGGGATACATTGTCGTAAATGTAGCCACGGGTTATCTCTATGGATTCATCAATGGTCTTGCAGTCACTCTACTCACAGCGACTACAGGAGTTTGTATTGCTCATACGCTTATGAAATGTTGTCTTCGAACACAGTGGTTAAAGAA gATTCTTTTCTCTTCAGATACTTTCCAACAAATCCATTTACTTCTGTCATGCTCTAAGGCCTTCAAATTAGTTATGTTGTCACGCCTAACACCTATTCCTTTTGGCTTTCAGAATGCTGTTTTTGCACTCGGAGATATTCCTACATTTCAATATCTTATTGCTACATTTTTAGGGCTCTTCCCATGCCAGATATTGAACTTATATATGGGAACTACGCTTCGCTCCATGGAAGAG GTTTTTCATTCCAATTTGAGCTCCTCTAAATCTGGACTCTATGTCTTACTCCTCCAAATGATTATTGCCATTGTTGTAGGACTGATCATTGTTCGGAAAGCCAAGGAGCAACTGGCTAGAATTCAGGAGGAACAAGCTACCAACAAAGTGATGATGGACACAAAGGAATCTCCTCAAATTGTTCTCAAATAA
- the LOC121129008 gene encoding glutathione hydrolase 7 → MLKNNQGNSSFYGATAAEEDPTFTIAQDVSPPRPPSLGCYTRFDTSDASIRSKPHIQGRGLQAIVLIMFLLASIVTLILLLQIYYYGNKIDHSRFEKTVAEDPRCSELGNHVMKRGGNAVDAVVAAQICASLVAPHLTGIGGGGFILIHARRSNKTSVIDFRETSPKSARNDRFMSNPNMVVAGRSSIGIPGFLKGLETAHQDFGSGDECCSWNSIIHLALNAVQREFLITESFKNATVNKISRKELEADDSNNLRAFIRPNQKMIPGEVHESKLFDKLIESYVEIASNGSNAFYDGQLGKNLVDETSGLINLEDLKSYKVLKREPISTTIANKYQIYASGPPSAGPKLIAALNAIDALKNERGVQLLTWGYFKKIITAADRLQRSKYELGDPSDPLVEKIVQTLMDRSVGELLISDVSDSEEYRDYPNRIPTGANIVAMDSKDVYVSSFTSLNSHFGSKFMTSDGILLNNAMSNFDIPSSEGQGSLDSINRLSRGKRPASPAVVALILDSENICGTRIGIGGASYFNVAQVLSNSLIYGQDLESSLQLPRIFVSNETTGFEMAYQGVDQKILAEYSREKSYYIQHLPFNTVNAINKTLDIVSVLRDPRGDAVY, encoded by the exons ATGCTCAAAAATAACCAAGGGAATTCCTCCTTCTACGGAGCTACTGCGGCAGAGGAGGATCCAACATTTACTATTGCTCAAGATGTTTCTCCACCTCGTCCTCCATCACTGGGATGCTACACCAGATTTGACACTAGCGATGCTTCTATTAGGTCCAAACCCCATATTCAAGGTCGTGGACTTCAAGCCATCGTTCTCATCATGTTTCTCCTTGCCTCCATTGTAACACTCATTCTACtccttcaaatttattattacggTAATAAAATTGACCATTCTCGTTTCGAAAAAACCGTTGCAGAGGATCCGCGATGTTCAGAGTTGGGGAATCACGTTATGAAACGTGGAGGAAACGCTGTAGATGCTGTTGTAGCAGCTCAAATATGTGCCTCACTTGTAGCTCCTCATTTGACTGGTATTGGAGGAGGAGGCTTCATACTTATTCATGCTCGAAGATCCAATAAAACGTCAGTCATTGATTTTAGAGAGACTTCGCCCAAGTCAGCTCGAAATGATCGCTTTATGTCAAATCCTAATATGGTTGTTGCGGGTAGAAGCTCTATTGGAATTCCAGGATTTTTAAAGGGACTTGAAACAGCCCATCAAGATTTTGGATCTGGAGATGAATGCTGCTCTTGGAATTCAATCATTCATTTGGCATTAAATGCTGTTCAAAGAGAGTTTTTAATTACGGAGAGCTTTAAAAATGCTactgtaaataaaatatcaaggaAAGAACTCGAAGCTGATGATTCAAACAACCTTAG GGCATTTATTCGCCCAAATCAGAAGATGATTCCTGGTGAAGTTCATGAGTCTAAACTATTTGACAAACTGATCGAGTCCTACGTTGAAATTGCTTCAAATGGTTCAAATGCTTTCTATGATGGCCAGTTAGGAAAAAATCTTGTGGATGAGACTTCAGGATTGATAAATTTAGAAGATCTAAAG AGTTATAAAGTCTTGAAGCGAGAGCCAATTTCTACAACTATAgcaaacaaatatcaaatatatgctTCTGGTCCACCTAGTGCTGGACCAAAACTCATAGCAGCTCTCAATGCTATTGATGCTCTAAAAAATGAACGCGGTGTTCAACTTCTCACATGgggatatttcaaaaaaattatcacagcAGCGGATCGATTGCAAAGATCCAAGTATGAGCTGGGGGATCCCTCCGATCCTCTTGTcgaaaaaattgtacaaacatTAATGGACAGAAGCGTTGGTGAATTATTGATTTCTGATGTTTCAGATTCTGAAGAATACAGAGATTATCCCAATAGAATACCAACAGGGGCTAACATAGTTGCCATGGACTCTAAGGATGTATATGTGAGCTCATTTACGTCATTGAATAGTCATTTTGGATCCAAATTTATGACATCCGACGGAATTCTTCTCAACAATGCAATGAGCAATTTTGACATTCCTTCAAGCGAGGGGCAAGGCTCGCTAGACTCGATAAATCGTTTGTCAAGAGGCAAAAGACCTGCCAGTCCAGCTGTTGTTGCTCTTATTTTGGATTCAGAAAATATATGTGGAACGAGGATTGGGATTGGAGGTGCTTCGTATTTCAATGTTGCACAG GTTCTTAGCAACAGTCTTATATACGGACAAGACTTGGAGTCTTCCTTACAACTACCTCGAATCTTTGTGAGTAATGAAACTACTGGATTTGAGATGGCTTATCAAGGagttgatcaaaaaatattggcAGAGTATTCAAGggaaaaatcatattatattcaaCATCTTCCATTTAATACCGTCAATGCAATCAATAAAACATTAGATATTGTATCCGTCTTACGAGATCCTAGGGGTGATGCTGTGTATTAA